From a single Nocardioides panacis genomic region:
- a CDS encoding STAS domain-containing protein has product MVVRQHTERGLRVLAPAGEVDVYTVGGLRDALSECLAAGDLRIVVDLTDVTFMDSSGLGVLVGGLKKVNSVGGSLRLVGPSSMLRRMLKTTGLTRVFDLYDSLADLLATEPAEALD; this is encoded by the coding sequence ATGGTGGTCAGGCAGCACACCGAGCGTGGTCTGAGGGTTCTCGCGCCGGCCGGCGAGGTCGATGTGTACACGGTCGGGGGTCTGCGCGATGCCCTGAGCGAGTGTCTGGCGGCCGGGGATCTACGGATCGTGGTGGACCTGACCGACGTGACGTTCATGGACTCGTCCGGACTGGGCGTCCTGGTCGGCGGGTTGAAGAAGGTGAACTCTGTTGGTGGTTCGTTGCGGCTGGTAGGGCCGAGCAGCATGCTGCGGCGGATGCTGAAGACCACGGGTCTGACCCGGGTCTTCGACCTCTACGACTCCTTGGCGGACCTGCTCGCCACCGAGCCGGCCGAGGCCCTCGACTGA
- the arr gene encoding NAD(+)--rifampin ADP-ribosyltransferase — MSVEREPVAFEVYEAGVYLHGTKADLAVGEMLVPGRESNFEEGRVMNYVYFTATLDAATWGAELAAGAGRGRIYLVEPSGEFEDDPNVTNKRFPGNPTQSFRTREPLRVVGELVDWVGHSPEKLRAMRDGLDAMRRQGAAQIED, encoded by the coding sequence ATGAGCGTCGAGAGGGAACCCGTGGCCTTCGAGGTGTACGAGGCCGGCGTCTACCTGCACGGCACGAAGGCGGATCTCGCTGTCGGCGAGATGCTGGTGCCCGGCCGCGAGTCGAACTTCGAGGAGGGCCGGGTGATGAACTACGTCTACTTCACCGCGACCCTCGACGCCGCGACCTGGGGCGCCGAGCTCGCTGCGGGTGCGGGCCGCGGTCGTATCTACCTCGTCGAGCCGAGCGGCGAGTTCGAGGACGATCCCAACGTCACGAACAAGAGGTTCCCGGGGAATCCCACGCAATCCTTCCGCACCCGCGAGCCGCTGCGGGTCGTCGGCGAGCTCGTCGACTGGGTCGGTCACTCCCCGGAGAAGCTGCGAGCCATGCGGGACGGACTTGACGCGATGAGGCGGCAGGGCGCAGCGCAGATCGAGGACTGA
- a CDS encoding putative bifunctional diguanylate cyclase/phosphodiesterase, with translation MASQTRAGRARPERRVWQLAALMAAAAVAVAAPGFIAHPYAAVPGVAWCILLPLFALAEVHVIHLPAERSSHSHVLREIPAVAGLTFLAPQQYVSAYVLGAGLALFVWSKLRGLKLGFNVAMFALEAVLGSLTYHAIFVVGEDPIGVHAWLAAVVAVLVTDIISAAAVTAAISLTDSHFDSEVLREAVRTGIPAALVNTCVALLVVTLVVARPMALPLLGALVVLLVLGYRVHIRLARGYTRLQQLYQFVGSTGHTSDLEQAVTNILSEAAELLHATTAQLVLLPTAEEPGRRITWQAGSVVTDDVRAVSADTWWSAAVGGESVLLKHESGRAGKTTAADAGSGAPRDGVAVALRPAEGVEAVLLVTDRTFEEETFSVEDLRVFETLAAHAAVALDKARVVDRLRHVADERAHEAMHDPLTGLPNRRAFTDAVEAAMLRGETAAVLLLDLDDFKDVNDTLGHTAGDRLLTVTGERLIGTGAEAPSAMVARLGGDEFAVLLPGMDTETAVVHARALHEVLCAPVPLLGVELTSSASIGVTEFYGTSRSSEDVLAQADVAMYAAKASRCGVQAYRVEDGHSTARRLALAADLKVAVRERTLELWYQPQAATGTGQVTGFEALLRWDHPQFGYVPPPEIIAVAHRTGLLRSLTDSILGQALRDRARWAAAGHDLDVSVNVTPADIADLALVEVVDAELSATGTAPGALVIEITESDAMRDFDRSLVVLCALEARGVRLSVDDFGTGHSSLAYLDRLPVHEVKIDQSFVFRVEKDAADSTIVRATVNLAHDLGLRVVAEGVENDLAKSLVTEMGCDLYQGYGLARPMPADQLLGWLARHQAHALITRADDVRPGPAAPVAPALRAVSGT, from the coding sequence ATGGCCTCGCAGACGCGAGCAGGCCGCGCCCGACCTGAGCGTCGGGTGTGGCAGCTCGCGGCGCTGATGGCGGCGGCCGCGGTCGCGGTCGCCGCCCCCGGCTTCATCGCGCACCCGTACGCCGCGGTGCCGGGTGTGGCCTGGTGCATCCTGCTTCCGCTGTTCGCCCTGGCGGAGGTGCACGTCATCCACCTGCCGGCCGAGCGCAGCTCGCACAGCCACGTGCTGCGCGAGATCCCGGCGGTGGCCGGTCTGACGTTCCTGGCGCCGCAGCAGTACGTGAGTGCGTACGTGCTCGGAGCCGGGCTCGCGCTGTTCGTGTGGTCGAAGCTGCGCGGGCTCAAGCTGGGCTTCAACGTCGCGATGTTCGCCCTCGAGGCGGTCCTCGGGTCGCTCACCTACCACGCCATCTTCGTGGTCGGGGAGGACCCGATCGGTGTGCATGCCTGGCTGGCCGCAGTGGTCGCCGTGCTCGTCACCGACATCATCTCTGCCGCCGCGGTCACCGCGGCGATCAGCCTGACCGACTCGCACTTCGACTCCGAGGTGCTGAGGGAGGCCGTCCGCACCGGAATCCCGGCCGCGTTGGTGAACACCTGCGTCGCCTTGCTGGTGGTCACCTTGGTGGTGGCCCGCCCGATGGCGCTGCCGCTGCTCGGGGCCCTGGTGGTCCTGCTGGTGCTCGGCTATCGGGTCCACATCCGGCTGGCGCGCGGCTACACCCGTCTACAGCAGCTCTACCAGTTCGTCGGGTCCACCGGACACACCTCCGACCTGGAACAGGCCGTCACCAACATCTTGTCCGAGGCCGCCGAGCTGCTGCACGCAACCACCGCCCAGCTCGTCCTGCTGCCCACCGCTGAGGAGCCCGGCCGGCGGATCACCTGGCAGGCCGGCAGTGTCGTCACCGACGACGTGCGCGCGGTCAGCGCCGACACCTGGTGGTCCGCCGCCGTGGGTGGGGAGTCGGTGCTGCTCAAGCACGAGTCCGGCCGGGCCGGGAAGACGACGGCCGCCGACGCAGGCTCCGGCGCCCCCCGCGACGGCGTGGCGGTGGCGCTGCGACCCGCCGAGGGCGTGGAGGCGGTACTGCTGGTCACCGACCGGACGTTCGAGGAGGAGACGTTCAGCGTCGAGGACCTCCGCGTCTTCGAGACCCTCGCCGCCCACGCGGCCGTCGCGCTGGACAAGGCGCGGGTCGTGGACCGGCTGCGGCACGTGGCCGACGAACGCGCGCACGAGGCCATGCACGACCCGTTGACCGGGCTTCCGAACCGGCGCGCCTTCACCGACGCCGTGGAGGCCGCCATGCTCCGCGGCGAGACCGCGGCCGTGCTGTTGCTGGACCTCGACGACTTCAAGGACGTCAACGACACGTTGGGTCACACCGCCGGCGACCGGCTGCTGACGGTGACCGGGGAACGCCTCATCGGCACCGGCGCGGAGGCCCCTAGCGCGATGGTGGCGCGTCTGGGCGGAGACGAGTTCGCCGTGCTCCTGCCGGGGATGGACACCGAGACCGCGGTCGTCCACGCACGGGCTCTGCACGAGGTGCTGTGCGCTCCCGTACCGCTGCTCGGAGTGGAGCTGACCAGCTCGGCCAGCATCGGGGTCACCGAGTTCTACGGCACCTCGCGCTCGAGCGAGGACGTGCTCGCCCAGGCCGACGTCGCCATGTACGCCGCCAAGGCGTCCCGCTGCGGCGTCCAGGCCTACCGGGTCGAGGACGGCCACTCCACCGCCCGACGCCTCGCGCTCGCCGCCGACCTCAAGGTGGCGGTCCGCGAGAGGACGCTGGAGCTCTGGTACCAACCCCAGGCGGCCACCGGGACCGGCCAGGTCACCGGCTTCGAGGCTCTGCTGCGCTGGGACCACCCCCAGTTCGGGTACGTGCCGCCACCGGAGATCATCGCCGTCGCACACCGCACGGGCCTGCTCCGCTCACTCACCGACAGCATCCTGGGACAGGCCCTGCGCGACCGCGCCCGCTGGGCCGCGGCAGGCCACGACCTCGATGTCTCGGTGAACGTCACTCCTGCCGACATCGCCGACCTCGCCCTGGTCGAGGTCGTCGACGCCGAGCTGTCCGCCACGGGCACCGCACCGGGAGCCCTGGTCATCGAGATCACCGAGAGCGACGCGATGCGTGACTTCGACCGGAGTCTCGTCGTGCTGTGCGCGCTGGAGGCTCGTGGGGTGCGGCTCTCGGTCGACGACTTCGGCACCGGGCACTCCTCCCTGGCCTACCTGGACCGGCTCCCGGTCCACGAGGTCAAGATCGACCAGTCATTCGTGTTCCGGGTCGAGAAGGACGCCGCGGACTCGACCATCGTGCGCGCGACCGTCAACCTCGCCCACGACCTCGGCCTTCGGGTCGTTGCCGAGGGTGTCGAGAACGACCTCGCCAAGTCGCTGGTCACCGAGATGGGCTGCGACCTGTACCAGGGCTACGGGCTGGCCCGCCCGATGCCCGCCGACCAGCTCCTCGGCTGGCTGGCACGACACCAGGCGCACGCCCTGATCACCCGCGCCGACGACGTCCGCCCAGGCCCGGCAGCACCGGTAGCACCGGCACTGCGTGCGGTGTCCGGCACCTGA
- a CDS encoding MIP/aquaporin family protein, with protein MEVVQPMADFQDPSQEWRRLFSELLGTFFLVLVAAGGGMMGQAFPNTISRTAAVVAPALMVLSVILFMGKVSGAHLNPAVSVAFSLRGDFPWRRVPGYVLAQLAGAAVAAWFLQAVIGISATTGSNYPASGYSSFDAFLMEAVLTLGLVSVILGTASGAQNVGVIGALGVGSYIALAGLWGSPISGASMNPARTFGPDLIGADFSDFWVYIAGPLTGAVIAVGVAFVLRGYGGGRSGSAAAQGVLGTEVKRSDR; from the coding sequence GTGGAAGTCGTCCAGCCGATGGCCGACTTCCAGGATCCGAGCCAGGAGTGGCGGCGGTTGTTCTCCGAGCTGTTGGGGACCTTCTTCCTGGTTCTCGTCGCCGCCGGTGGCGGCATGATGGGTCAGGCCTTCCCGAACACGATCAGTCGGACTGCGGCCGTGGTGGCGCCGGCGTTGATGGTGCTGTCGGTCATCCTGTTCATGGGCAAGGTGTCAGGCGCCCATCTCAATCCGGCGGTGAGTGTGGCGTTCTCGCTGCGAGGAGACTTCCCGTGGAGGCGGGTGCCCGGCTACGTCCTGGCCCAGCTCGCCGGAGCAGCGGTGGCGGCCTGGTTCCTGCAAGCGGTCATCGGCATATCCGCGACGACCGGATCCAACTATCCAGCTTCCGGGTACTCCTCCTTCGACGCGTTCCTGATGGAAGCGGTCCTCACCCTGGGACTGGTGAGTGTCATCTTGGGGACGGCCTCGGGTGCGCAGAACGTCGGTGTGATCGGTGCGCTGGGTGTGGGTTCCTACATCGCGCTGGCCGGCCTGTGGGGGAGCCCGATCTCGGGTGCGTCGATGAACCCCGCCCGCACGTTCGGTCCTGACCTGATCGGAGCCGACTTCTCGGACTTCTGGGTCTACATCGCGGGGCCGCTGACCGGCGCAGTGATCGCGGTCGGCGTCGCGTTCGTGCTCCGCGGGTACGGCGGGGGCCGTAGCGGGTCCGCGGCAGCCCAGGGGGTGCTGGGGACCGAGGTCAAGCGTTCCGACCGGTAG
- a CDS encoding S8 family serine peptidase: protein MSVGGPADAATPPPPKPVKVEPVKVAKPKPVKKSKGHTDAGIGGTAWGDLSASEAASALDAAGVWGADRDQGSLWAVTSGSGAQAAWAKGLTGKDVTVAVIDTGIAPVAGLDGNDKVVNGPDLSFDGQSTGTRYVDGYGHGTHMAGIIAGHDDGFDPKHPDATGFAGVAPDAQLLNMKVGAADGGADVSQVIAALDWVTEHRKDHGMNVRVVNLAYGTASVQPWQVDPLARAVENAWNAGLVVVTAAGNDGLDAASLLMPAVDPHILAVGAVDNEGTSDQSDDVVAAFTNGGNATRRPDVLAPGKSVVSLRVPGSYVDTEHPEGLVTGDVSGRFFRGSGTSQATAVASGEIALLLQARPGLTPDQVKALLISTADPLVAHPDPAMGAGVTDVAAALMAKVPSASAGAGLPDGTGTGSLEASRGGEHVIDPANGDVLSGEVDALGSPWNSTAWAAASAKRDTWSGGAWNGRVWAGKSWAKDDWAAATWTGASWSGLDWATHPWSDASWQARSWRNRGWAARSWREKSWQARSWRSLSGTE from the coding sequence GTGAGCGTCGGGGGACCGGCGGACGCGGCCACACCGCCGCCGCCCAAGCCGGTCAAGGTGGAGCCGGTCAAGGTGGCGAAGCCGAAGCCGGTCAAGAAGTCGAAGGGGCACACCGATGCCGGCATCGGTGGCACTGCGTGGGGTGACCTCAGCGCGAGCGAGGCCGCGAGCGCGTTGGACGCTGCCGGTGTCTGGGGTGCGGATCGGGACCAGGGGTCGCTGTGGGCGGTCACGTCCGGGTCCGGAGCTCAGGCGGCCTGGGCGAAGGGGCTGACGGGGAAGGACGTGACGGTCGCGGTGATCGACACCGGGATCGCGCCGGTCGCCGGCTTGGACGGCAACGACAAGGTCGTGAACGGCCCCGACCTGTCTTTCGACGGGCAGAGCACCGGCACGCGGTACGTGGACGGCTACGGGCACGGCACCCACATGGCCGGCATCATCGCCGGCCATGACGACGGCTTCGATCCCAAGCACCCGGACGCGACCGGGTTCGCCGGTGTCGCGCCGGACGCGCAGCTGCTGAACATGAAGGTCGGTGCCGCCGACGGTGGCGCGGACGTGTCCCAGGTGATCGCCGCCCTGGACTGGGTCACCGAGCACCGCAAGGACCACGGCATGAACGTGCGGGTGGTCAACCTGGCCTACGGCACCGCCTCGGTCCAGCCGTGGCAGGTCGACCCGCTGGCACGCGCGGTCGAGAACGCCTGGAACGCCGGGCTGGTCGTGGTGACCGCGGCCGGCAACGACGGGCTGGACGCTGCCTCGCTGCTGATGCCGGCCGTCGACCCGCACATTCTCGCGGTCGGTGCCGTGGACAACGAAGGCACCTCGGACCAGTCGGACGACGTGGTGGCGGCCTTCACCAACGGCGGCAACGCCACCCGCCGCCCCGACGTCCTGGCACCGGGCAAGTCGGTAGTCTCGCTGCGGGTGCCCGGCTCCTACGTCGACACCGAGCACCCAGAGGGTCTGGTCACCGGGGACGTGTCCGGCCGGTTCTTCCGCGGGTCCGGCACCTCGCAGGCCACCGCGGTCGCCTCCGGCGAGATCGCACTGCTGCTGCAGGCCCGTCCCGGTCTGACCCCGGACCAGGTCAAGGCGTTGTTGATCTCGACCGCCGACCCGCTGGTGGCGCACCCGGACCCGGCCATGGGCGCCGGTGTCACCGACGTGGCCGCCGCACTGATGGCGAAAGTGCCCTCGGCCAGCGCCGGTGCGGGCCTGCCGGACGGCACGGGCACCGGGTCCCTGGAGGCCTCCCGCGGCGGCGAGCACGTGATCGACCCTGCCAACGGGGACGTGCTGTCCGGTGAGGTCGACGCGCTCGGCTCGCCGTGGAACAGCACGGCGTGGGCAGCGGCCTCGGCGAAGCGGGACACCTGGTCCGGCGGTGCGTGGAACGGCCGCGTGTGGGCCGGAAAGTCGTGGGCCAAGGACGACTGGGCCGCGGCCACGTGGACCGGTGCCTCTTGGAGCGGGCTCGACTGGGCCACCCACCCGTGGTCGGACGCCTCGTGGCAGGCACGCAGCTGGCGGAACAGGGGCTGGGCAGCCCGCAGCTGGCGCGAGAAGTCGTGGCAGGCGCGCAGCTGGCGCAGCCTGTCCGGAACCGAGTGA
- a CDS encoding MFS transporter, with translation MTVAVEAPAHRGSASGFALSLVALLAMMVGASAPSPFYPVLEREIGFSPATLTAIFAVYAVALLLTLLVTGSLSDHLGRRPVVSAAFALLALSMLVFWHADSVTLLVLARIVQGVASGLLLSSLTATVVDLGPESRPGIAATFNSVVPLAGLALGALVGGVVIDQTVSPMADVFGALSGVYLVLALAVWLLPETSPRHSGLLRSFRPTVGVPRSARPAFVRSAPALFAGWATGGLYLSLGAPIVAQELGGTTHLQQGFVVTTLAGIGALSSFFARKHSSRHITLYGTTALALGTALTLVALAAGSYWGFIAAAVVAGSGFGTSFLGIMRSITPVVAPHERGELFASVFVVSYLAFGIPAVVAGIAAPHIGLATTTYAYGGLVVALSGAAALLRKYRSTD, from the coding sequence ATGACCGTCGCCGTTGAAGCCCCCGCCCACCGCGGCTCCGCGTCCGGGTTCGCGTTGTCCCTCGTGGCGCTCCTGGCGATGATGGTCGGGGCCAGCGCACCGTCGCCGTTCTACCCCGTGCTCGAGCGGGAGATCGGATTCTCCCCCGCCACGTTGACCGCGATCTTCGCCGTCTACGCCGTCGCGCTGCTGCTCACCTTGCTGGTGACCGGCTCGCTGTCCGACCACCTCGGTCGTCGGCCGGTCGTCTCGGCGGCCTTCGCGCTGCTGGCGCTCAGCATGCTGGTCTTCTGGCACGCCGACTCCGTCACCCTGCTCGTCCTGGCCCGGATCGTGCAGGGGGTCGCCAGCGGCCTCCTCCTCTCGTCGCTCACCGCGACGGTGGTCGATCTCGGGCCCGAGAGCCGCCCCGGCATCGCTGCGACGTTCAACAGCGTCGTCCCGCTAGCCGGCCTCGCGCTGGGTGCGCTGGTCGGCGGCGTGGTCATCGACCAGACGGTCTCGCCCATGGCCGACGTCTTCGGCGCGCTGAGCGGCGTCTACCTCGTGCTGGCCCTCGCCGTCTGGCTCCTGCCGGAGACCTCCCCACGCCACAGCGGTCTCCTGCGATCGTTCCGCCCCACGGTCGGCGTCCCACGCTCAGCCCGACCGGCCTTCGTCCGCAGCGCCCCGGCGCTCTTCGCGGGCTGGGCCACCGGAGGCCTCTACCTCTCGCTCGGGGCTCCGATCGTGGCTCAGGAGCTCGGCGGCACCACGCATCTCCAGCAAGGTTTCGTGGTCACCACGCTTGCCGGGATCGGCGCCCTGTCGAGCTTCTTCGCGCGCAAGCACTCGTCCCGGCACATCACGCTCTACGGCACCACGGCCCTCGCCCTCGGCACCGCGCTCACGCTCGTGGCGCTGGCGGCCGGGTCCTACTGGGGCTTCATCGCCGCTGCCGTGGTCGCCGGATCGGGCTTCGGCACCTCTTTCTTGGGCATCATGCGCTCGATCACACCGGTCGTCGCTCCGCACGAGCGGGGCGAGCTTTTCGCCTCGGTCTTCGTGGTCAGCTATCTGGCCTTCGGGATTCCCGCCGTCGTCGCCGGCATCGCGGCACCCCACATCGGCCTGGCCACCACGACCTACGCGTACGGCGGCCTGGTCGTCGCCCTCTCCGGGGCGGCCGCCCTGCTTCGGAAGTACCGCTCGACCGACTGA
- a CDS encoding CARDB domain-containing protein, with protein MTAVIGLLTAGLTLGSADAATPTAGTVSDTSTSATWSGGPFVAPNATGNALGTPDCSVPQSCDDFTLHVATPAGYGTTHTLNIKVAWTNAAADFDVYVLDRDGNVVGTSASSADPEQVGLPPDSGDYTVRVVPYAPLGSSYSATATLATVPANPAPGTDTPPSFADYAAPSSFKDANNAGEPSIGTNFSTGATMYQAYLSTFKASFDDSVTPAKATWSDVSASAANGCPQGSTASLDPILFTDHQTGRTFESQLSGVDSLTCYTDDDGTTWSPSTGGGIPSGVDHQTIGGGPFSSGGLGAVSPTGYKNAVYYCSQDIATAFCAASHTGGATFEAGVPTYSLLDCGGLHGHIKVAPDGTAYLPNKGCGDSQAAVVSQDNGLSWNVSKVPGATPGDSDPSIGVGANGTVYFGYVGADGKPGMAVSRDRGKTWTDRQTVGTSLGIQNAVFPTVVAGDDDRASIAYLGTPTGGNYQDNANFHGVWHLYVDTTYDGGKSWVTSDATPGDPVQVGSICTGGTTCGDDRNLLDFIDVTVDSHGRITAGFADGCINACVTDPNHSGRDAYATIARQSAGKPLFAKYDPAVTNATLSSLGVAAAKSGSVSATMLVKNTGTTTLTGVATQVLDGTKAVGVVTTASLAPGTSKTLSVTWKAARGTHAVTSTVDPANKIAESNEGDNKLQKSVSVK; from the coding sequence GTGACCGCGGTGATCGGGTTGCTGACCGCTGGCCTGACCCTCGGCTCCGCGGACGCGGCCACACCGACGGCGGGCACGGTGTCGGACACCAGCACGAGCGCGACCTGGTCCGGTGGCCCGTTCGTCGCCCCGAACGCGACCGGCAACGCGCTCGGTACGCCGGACTGCAGCGTCCCGCAGTCGTGCGACGACTTCACCCTGCACGTCGCGACGCCGGCCGGCTACGGCACCACCCACACCCTGAACATCAAGGTGGCGTGGACCAACGCCGCCGCCGACTTCGACGTCTACGTCCTCGACCGGGACGGCAACGTGGTCGGCACCTCGGCCTCGTCCGCCGACCCGGAGCAGGTCGGCCTGCCGCCCGACTCCGGCGACTACACCGTGCGCGTGGTGCCCTACGCCCCGCTCGGGTCGTCGTACTCCGCCACCGCGACGCTGGCCACCGTGCCGGCCAATCCTGCGCCCGGCACCGATACTCCGCCGAGCTTCGCCGACTACGCGGCGCCGAGCTCGTTCAAGGACGCGAACAACGCCGGGGAGCCGTCGATCGGCACCAACTTCTCGACCGGCGCGACGATGTACCAGGCCTACCTGTCCACCTTCAAGGCCAGCTTCGACGACAGCGTCACCCCGGCCAAGGCCACCTGGTCCGACGTGTCGGCGAGCGCCGCGAACGGCTGCCCGCAGGGCAGCACCGCGAGCCTCGACCCGATCCTGTTCACCGACCACCAGACCGGCCGCACCTTCGAGTCGCAGCTGTCGGGTGTCGACTCGCTGACCTGCTACACCGACGACGACGGCACGACCTGGTCGCCGAGCACCGGTGGGGGCATCCCCTCGGGGGTCGACCACCAGACCATCGGTGGCGGCCCGTTCTCGAGCGGCGGTCTGGGAGCCGTCTCCCCGACGGGCTACAAGAACGCCGTGTACTACTGCAGCCAGGACATTGCCACCGCGTTCTGTGCGGCCTCGCACACCGGAGGCGCGACGTTCGAGGCGGGCGTCCCGACGTACAGCCTGCTTGACTGCGGTGGCCTGCACGGACACATCAAGGTCGCTCCGGACGGCACCGCCTACCTGCCCAACAAGGGCTGCGGGGACTCGCAGGCCGCCGTTGTCTCCCAGGACAACGGCCTGTCCTGGAACGTCTCCAAGGTTCCGGGGGCGACGCCCGGCGACTCCGACCCGTCCATCGGCGTCGGCGCCAACGGCACGGTCTACTTCGGCTACGTCGGCGCGGACGGCAAGCCCGGCATGGCGGTCAGCCGCGACCGCGGCAAGACCTGGACCGACCGGCAGACCGTCGGCACGAGCCTCGGCATCCAGAACGCGGTCTTCCCGACCGTGGTCGCGGGTGACGACGACCGCGCCTCGATCGCCTACCTCGGCACCCCGACCGGTGGCAACTACCAGGACAACGCCAACTTCCACGGCGTCTGGCACCTCTACGTGGACACGACGTACGACGGCGGCAAGAGCTGGGTCACCAGCGACGCCACACCGGGCGACCCGGTCCAGGTCGGCTCGATCTGCACCGGCGGCACCACCTGCGGCGACGACCGCAACCTGCTGGACTTCATCGACGTCACCGTCGACAGCCACGGCCGGATCACGGCCGGCTTCGCTGACGGCTGCATCAACGCGTGCGTCACCGACCCGAACCACTCCGGTCGCGACGCCTACGCCACGATCGCCCGGCAGAGTGCGGGCAAGCCGCTCTTCGCGAAGTACGACCCCGCTGTCACCAACGCCACCCTGTCCTCGCTCGGGGTGGCCGCGGCTAAGAGCGGCAGCGTCTCCGCGACCATGCTCGTGAAGAACACCGGCACCACGACGCTGACGGGTGTGGCCACCCAGGTGCTGGACGGGACCAAGGCGGTCGGCGTGGTGACCACGGCCAGCCTCGCTCCGGGCACGAGCAAGACACTGAGCGTCACCTGGAAGGCCGCCAGGGGCACGCACGCCGTCACCTCGACGGTCGACCCGGCCAACAAGATCGCCGAGTCGAACGAAGGCGACAACAAGCTGCAGAAGTCGGTCTCGGTCAAGTGA
- a CDS encoding DUF2252 domain-containing protein encodes MSTATEAHKPLQSLRYRLSTSLAELTPAQRAALGRSARDRAPRESHAVFDPGRDRADPIGLLEEQAASRVPELVPVRRGRMMVSPFTFFRGAALPMASDLATTPVSGLGVQACGDAHLSNFGIFGSAERRLVFDVNDFDETLPGPWEWDVKRLATSLEIAARDNGFSHKHRHRIVKAAVARYRSAMRDFSGMSNLDVWYARADMDDLRREFDSQLRKRQRKFVDKGIAKAQTRDSMQEVAKLTRVVHGRPRIISDPPLLVPLDDLLPSTTDYAAFEAQVRGLLTQYRRTLETDRRFLLETYAFADMARKVVGVGSVGTRCWIILLLGKDTSDSLFLQVKEAEESVLSRFVGASEYTDQGQRVVAGQRLMQATSDIFLGWQHTEVGLDGQPRDFYVRQLRDWKYSVPIESLGPPGLQLYGEMCGWTLARAHARSGDRIAIAAYLGSSNIFDKAVTRFASAYADQNERDHAALLEAVESGRLTAERNI; translated from the coding sequence ATGAGCACGGCGACCGAGGCGCACAAGCCTCTGCAGAGCTTGCGCTACCGGCTGAGCACCTCGTTGGCGGAGCTGACGCCGGCGCAGCGAGCAGCCCTGGGCAGGTCTGCGCGGGACAGGGCGCCCCGGGAGAGTCATGCAGTGTTCGATCCGGGGCGGGACCGGGCCGATCCGATCGGTCTGCTGGAGGAGCAGGCGGCTTCCCGGGTCCCGGAGCTGGTGCCGGTGCGGCGAGGTCGCATGATGGTGTCGCCGTTCACGTTCTTCCGGGGGGCGGCGCTGCCCATGGCCAGCGACCTCGCCACGACACCCGTTTCGGGACTTGGCGTTCAGGCGTGCGGAGACGCGCACCTGTCCAACTTCGGGATCTTCGGTTCCGCGGAGCGCCGGCTGGTCTTCGACGTCAACGACTTCGACGAGACGCTGCCTGGGCCGTGGGAATGGGATGTGAAGCGGCTCGCGACCAGCCTCGAGATCGCCGCACGCGACAACGGGTTCTCTCACAAGCATCGCCATCGCATCGTCAAGGCGGCGGTGGCGCGGTACCGCTCCGCGATGCGGGACTTCTCCGGGATGAGCAATCTGGACGTCTGGTACGCGCGGGCAGACATGGACGACCTACGACGGGAGTTCGACTCGCAGCTGAGGAAGCGACAACGCAAGTTCGTGGACAAGGGCATCGCCAAGGCGCAGACCAGGGACAGCATGCAGGAGGTGGCGAAGCTGACCCGGGTCGTCCACGGCCGCCCGAGGATCATCTCGGACCCGCCCCTGCTGGTGCCCCTCGACGATCTCCTGCCATCGACGACGGACTACGCGGCGTTCGAGGCACAGGTACGGGGACTGCTCACGCAGTACCGGCGCACGCTGGAGACCGATCGGCGGTTCCTGCTGGAGACGTACGCGTTCGCCGACATGGCCAGGAAGGTCGTCGGCGTGGGCAGCGTCGGGACCCGCTGCTGGATCATCCTGCTCCTGGGGAAAGACACCTCCGACTCACTCTTCCTCCAGGTCAAGGAGGCCGAAGAGTCGGTGCTCAGCCGCTTCGTGGGAGCCAGCGAGTACACCGACCAGGGGCAGCGGGTCGTCGCCGGTCAGCGGCTGATGCAGGCCACGAGCGACATCTTCCTGGGATGGCAGCACACCGAGGTCGGCTTGGACGGCCAACCGCGTGACTTCTACGTCCGCCAGCTGCGTGACTGGAAGTACTCCGTCCCCATCGAGAGTCTGGGCCCGCCCGGACTGCAGCTGTACGGCGAGATGTGCGGGTGGACCCTGGCCAGGGCGCACGCACGCTCGGGGGACCGGATCGCGATCGCCGCCTACCTGGGCAGCTCGAACATCTTCGACAAGGCGGTCACACGGTTCGCGTCCGCATACGCGGACCAGAACGAACGCGACCACGCGGCGCTCCTGGAGGCCGTCGAGTCTGGACGGTTGACGGCCGAGCGCAACATCTGA